CGTGATTCCAACGATATCAAGTACGATATTAAGTGCGATAAATCCTAAAATAACTGTAAAAAATATTTTCCAAAAACTATTCATGATTTTTTCCTCTTTTCTAATTTTATTTACTACTTGCAAGCGGAACACTGTTTATTTCCTTGGCTTGGACGAGTAATTCGTTGTCTTGAACGACGATTTTATACTGCTTATTCTTTTTAAGTTGTGTTGTTGACATGAAGTTAACTTTGTGACTGTTTCCTTGATTATCTAAACACGATTCTTGGAAAGAGTACCCTTTAAATTTTGACTTAGTAACTTCTTTTCCATCGTTTTTGATTGTAACGTAATATGTATTTGCTGCTGATCCAATTGGTGCTGAAAATTCAATTACAACCATTGTTAATACAAAAATTGCAGCCAGTAAACCGAAAAGTCCCTTTTTCATTGTTTTTACCGTCCTTTTTTGTTGATAGGTTTATTATAGGGGAGATTCAAAAAAGGGACGAACGGCTCTAGGCTGAAAATTGGTACATCCTAAGTCTTATTTTCTTTCGGGTATAAAAAAAGAGCCTAGTTTGGTTAACTAGACTCTTTTAAATTAATTTTTTTCAATCCATTTGTAGTTTTCTGAACCGATTGGATACGTGGTGTAGTTTTTCAGATTACTTTTTTGCAAGTACGCGCGGCCACCTTGGTATAGCGGGATAAGCACGGCGTTATCTTTAAGTAAAATTTGTTCCGCTTCTAGTAGTGCTTGCCATCTTTTTTCTGGATCTGCCGAAAGTTTACCCTTGGCTCCTAGGACTAATTCATCGTATTTAGCATCCGAGAAGCCTGTGTGGTTCCCAGGGCTGTTTGTTAAGAATAGGTTGAGGTATGTGAGCGGATCTTGATAATCGCCACCCCATCCGCCTAGTAACAGTTCAAAATCTTGTGTCACGTCTGCTTGGAAACTCGCTTGGTTTGTGACATTTTTTAATTTGATTGTTAGTCCAGGAAGGTTTTCTTCTAATTGATTTTGGATAAATTCTGTTTGTTTGCGTTGCAAGGATGTGTCGCCACTTGTTAACGTAAGTGTTAATTCGGTTTTCCCGATTTCTTTCAAGCCTTGCTTCCATGCGTTTGTAGCTTCTTGTTGGTCAAACTTGAGTAAGTCGCCGTTTTGTTTACGGTAATCTTCTTTTGTTTCTGGGTCAAACATGATATCACCGGGAACATCCCCGTTTAATGCTTTAGATCCATTGGCAAGTAGTGTGTTGACCATGCCAGTCTTATCGATAGCCATCGCTAAACCGCGACGCAAGTTTAAGTTAGCTAAATCCGTTTTCACACCGTCTTTGCCTTGGTTCATTTTCATATAAACAGAGCGTCCGGTTGCTTCTTTATGGAAGTTTTTATCATCTTTGTATTGTTTAACAAATTCACCATCAAGCTCTACGCGGTCCAATTTGTTTGTATTGTATAAGTTTAAAGCTGCATTAGTATCTTTTACAACAGTTACATGGATTTTTTCAGTTGGAACGTTCTTTTTATCCCAGTAAGTCGGATTTTTAACGTAATCCCATGTCATATTTGTTCCATTCCAATTTTCTAATTTATACGGGCCGTTGGAAATCAATGTGTCGCTTTTAGTCCCATAACGGTCACCTTGTTTTTCTACAAATGCTTGATTTTCCGGGAAGAATGTCCCAGTCGTTAGGAGTTCTTTGAAAATTGGCACTGGGTTTTCTAGTTCGATTTGTAGCGTTTTGTCGTCTAACGCTTTGATTCCAAGTTCATCCGGTGACATTTCACCTTTCAAAATTTGGGTAGCATTTTTGACGATTTCCTCCATTTGTGGTCCGTATGCAGCGGCTGTTTTTGGATCCACCACTTTTTTCCAAGCGTATTCAAAATCATGCGCCGTCACTGGGTCGCCATTGGACCAATTAGCATCTTCGCGAATTTTAAAAATAAGTGTTTTCCCGCCATCTTTTTCTTCAGGTTCACTGGCAGCTAGAGCGAGTGCCGGTTTCCCGTTTTTATCTAATCGATATAATCCTTCAAAAATTTGATTGATTACTCGGAAACTTACGCTATTGTCTGCGAGTGTTGGACTTGCATTCGGAATTCCACTCGTTTCCATGATGTTAACCACTTTGGCTTTCTTGTCCGATGTTACTTTTTCATTTTCCCCTTTATTGCCAGACTGACATGCTGTAAGTGCTAGTAAACATAATAAACTGAGTGCCACTACCATTTTTCTGGCTGTTTTATGCAATATTTCTCCTCCTCTTTTGTAAGCGCTTTTTGATTACGCAAAAAAATGACGGACTTCCTGCCAAATTCGCGCAGAACTTCCGCCACCATTATAAACCGAAACTGTATCAATTGTAAATATAAACTGTTATATTTTTATTTCTTATTTAGGTAAACTCCTGAACCAACAACAATCACACACATCGTCATCAACATTGCTAACATTAAGTAACTGGGGTCATTACGCATAAACAAAGCAAGAATAAAACAGATTGTACCAGCTATATTAAGTGTAACAGTTGTGATTTTTCTAAGTAGGTTTCTTGACCATGCATCGATCTTTTTAAAACCAATCATCGTTAAAAATTTAAAGAGTTTTTTCGAGTATTGAATGTAGGCCGCAACAACGAACATGAATGCTCCTGCTGTGACTAGAGAAAATCTACCAGTCGGGATATCGTAACCTAGCGCGTATACAATAATACTCATTTGAATGATTGTTAACAGCACTAACAACAGTCTAAAACAATATTCAAATTCCAACAAACTCTCTTGATTCACTTTTTCTTTTCCGTAATATTCCGTTCCCGTAAACATAATCATTAAAA
The sequence above is drawn from the Listeria monocytogenes genome and encodes:
- a CDS encoding YxeA family protein, giving the protein MKKGLFGLLAAIFVLTMVVIEFSAPIGSAANTYYVTIKNDGKEVTKSKFKGYSFQESCLDNQGNSHKVNFMSTTQLKKNKQYKIVVQDNELLVQAKEINSVPLASSK
- a CDS encoding SdpI family protein — its product is MRKVGIFPSMIILFTVGISAVLYPLLPSEVAVHFGTDFSPDMFMQKWLGLILIPFLMIMFTGTEYYGKEKVNQESLLEFEYCFRLLLVLLTIIQMSIIVYALGYDIPTGRFSLVTAGAFMFVVAAYIQYSKKLFKFLTMIGFKKIDAWSRNLLRKITTVTLNIAGTICFILALFMRNDPSYLMLAMLMTMCVIVVGSGVYLNKK
- a CDS encoding peptide ABC transporter substrate-binding protein encodes the protein MHKTARKMVVALSLLCLLALTACQSGNKGENEKVTSDKKAKVVNIMETSGIPNASPTLADNSVSFRVINQIFEGLYRLDKNGKPALALAASEPEEKDGGKTLIFKIREDANWSNGDPVTAHDFEYAWKKVVDPKTAAAYGPQMEEIVKNATQILKGEMSPDELGIKALDDKTLQIELENPVPIFKELLTTGTFFPENQAFVEKQGDRYGTKSDTLISNGPYKLENWNGTNMTWDYVKNPTYWDKKNVPTEKIHVTVVKDTNAALNLYNTNKLDRVELDGEFVKQYKDDKNFHKEATGRSVYMKMNQGKDGVKTDLANLNLRRGLAMAIDKTGMVNTLLANGSKALNGDVPGDIMFDPETKEDYRKQNGDLLKFDQQEATNAWKQGLKEIGKTELTLTLTSGDTSLQRKQTEFIQNQLEENLPGLTIKLKNVTNQASFQADVTQDFELLLGGWGGDYQDPLTYLNLFLTNSPGNHTGFSDAKYDELVLGAKGKLSADPEKRWQALLEAEQILLKDNAVLIPLYQGGRAYLQKSNLKNYTTYPIGSENYKWIEKN